A region from the Medicago truncatula cultivar Jemalong A17 chromosome 6, MtrunA17r5.0-ANR, whole genome shotgun sequence genome encodes:
- the LOC11438413 gene encoding tRNA(Ile)-lysidine synthase isoform X5, with protein sequence MARGLILLSSPTSLSANTLLSSFSKNPSTSFKLSPFSHLLHLQKPSSVSSPCCFTVCSSSSPSSQQCSIDMAKYRQVFSRRMDMAGIKPHHRIALGVSGGPDSIALCVLTAGWKTAGANSVGTDSSGFIDGLLAIIVDHGLRAESKDEANIVRNRVSQMGIRCEIANCDWPSGKPKQGHLQKAARDMRYQVFHDVCAKHQIGVLFIAHHADDQAELFILRLSRNSGVLGLAGTPFTSQIFPMHTHSYCEVPANGGVLLVRPLLEFSKEDMYKICRGGTEEWVEDPTNQNQLFTRNRIRRELNHLSSSFKSELQRVISACRKTRAYVDHVCHSLIHQAVVIKDFVSQRQRQIRGSALKLLMDYLRTIQCKNCITAAGCYLCPDPGSKGSRVLVCCSVDIALPLKMEFSETCSFRQHEYHVANELEKIIEDEKSNSNHLVLDASDVHFLDANPESVLDEAKRLNIISEPTFNSILVLQKQETNRFRSKVGAISDLASKHEVENATSSGNSLQPGQCCYFMDRFMLTWKLNDKMDRDVLSDLVDYGMDLSGEARNFCCTSCVVGRDQVLEVRHMIESDWLYLAELSRYSPLENSANGNTKMMEKTASYLHYASVSAKKALVLLKSIPVAARRSLPVLINQQGKLICIPSVNFKHCPCLMVHVEYKPKIPLGGGHSSFI encoded by the exons ATGGCACGAGGCTTAATCCTGTTATCATCGCCAACATCACTCTCTGCAAACACTCTACTATCTTCCTTCTCCAAAAACCCATCAACAAGTTTCAAACTTTCACCGTTTTCTCACCTTTTACACCTTCAAAAACCTTCCTCTGTTTCATCACCATGTTGTTTCACAGTGTgttcctcttcttctccttcttctcaaCAATGCTCAATTGATATGGCGAAATATAGACAAGTTTTTTCTAGGAGAATGGATATGGCTGGAATCAAACCACATCATAGGATTG CTTTGGGAGTCTCTGGTGGTCCTGACAGTATAGCGCTCTGTGTGTTAACTGCTGGATGGAAAACTGCTGGTGCTAATTCTGTTGGCACTGACAGTAGTGGTTTCATTGACGGTCTGTTGGCGATAATTGTCGATCATGGACTACGTGCAGAGAGTAAAGACGAGGCCAACATTGTTCGTAACCGCGTTTCTCAAATGG GAATCAGATGTGAGATTGCCAACTGCGATTGGCCAAGTGGCAAGCCAAAACAAGGTCATTTGCAAAAAGCTGCTCGTGACATGAG GTACCAAGTCTTTCATGACGTCTGTGCCAAACACCAGATTGGAGTGTTGTTTATTGCACATCATGCTGATGACCAG GCCgagttatttattttaagactTTCTCGAAATAGTGGTGTGCTTGGACTTGCAGGCACACCTTTCACCTCCCAGATTTTCCCTATGCATACACATTCCTACTGTGAAGTTCCGGCAAATGGAGGCGTCCTTCTTGTGCGGCCTCTTCTGGAATTTTCGAAGGAAGACATGTACAAG ATATGCCGAGGAGGTACTGAAGAGTGGGTAGAAGACCCGACAAATCAAAACCAGTTATTCACACGGAATAGGATACGAAGGGAACTTAATCACTTGTCATCTT CATTCAAGTCTGAACTCCAAAGAGTGATTTCTGCATGTCGAAAAACACGTGCATATGTCGATCATGTTTGCCATAGCCTGATACATCAAGCTGTGGTTATCAAGGAC TTTGTTTCACAAAGACAAAGGCAAATAAGGGGCAGTGCTTTGAAATTGCTAATGGACTACTTACGCACTATTCAATGCAAG AACTGTATTACTGCCGCTGGTTGTTACCTTTGTCCGGATCCTGGTTCTAAAGGGTCCAGAGTCCTGGTTTGCTGTTCTGTTGACATTGCTTTACCTTTAAAGATGGAATTTTCTGAGACATGCTCTTTTAGACAGCATGAGTACCATGTTGCCAATGAGTTGGAAAAGATTATAgaggatgaaaaatcaaattcaaatcacTTGGTACTAGATGCATCAGATGTCCACTTTTTGGATGCGAACCCTGAATCAGTTCTGGATGAAGCTAAAAGACTAAACATAATCAGTGAACCAACCTTCAATAGCATTCTCGTACTGCAGAAGCAAGAAACCAATCGCTTCAGGTCCAAAGTTGGAGCCATTTCTGACCTCGCATCAAAGCATGAAGTTGAAAATGCTACCTCTTCTGGCAATTCGCTTCAGCCAGGGCAGTGCTGTTACTTCATGGATCGATTCATGCTAACATGGAAGTTGAATGATAAAATGGATAGAGACGTACTTTCCGATTTAGTTGATTATGGCATGGATTTGAGTGGAGAAGCACGAAACTTTTGTTGCACGTCTTGTGTGGTTGGTCGTGATCAGGTTCTTGAAGTGCGGCATATGATTGAATCTGATTGGCTGTATCTTGCCGAGTTATCTAGGTATTCTCCACTGGAAAACTCCGCGAACGGAAACACTAAGATGATGGAGAAAACAGCTTCTTATCTGCACTATGCCAGTGTGTCAGCAAAAAAGGCTCTAGTTTTGTTAAAATCTATCCCAGTTGCTGCAAGGAGAAGCTTGCCTGTTCTGATCAATCAACAAGGAAAATTAATATGCATTCCA AGTGTCAATTTTAAGCATTGCCCTTGCTTGATGGTGCACGTGGAATATAAGCCGAAAATTCCACTTGGAGGAGGTCATAGCTCATtcatatag
- the LOC11438413 gene encoding tRNA(Ile)-lysidine synthase isoform X3 gives MARGLILLSSPTSLSANTLLSSFSKNPSTSFKLSPFSHLLHLQKPSSVSSPCCFTVCSSSSPSSQQCSIDMAKYRQVFSRRMDMAGIKPHHRIALGVSGGPDSIALCVLTAGWKTAGANSVGTDSSGFIDGLLAIIVDHGLRAESKDEANIVRNRVSQMGIRCEIANCDWPSGKPKQGHLQKAARDMRYQVFHDVCAKHQIGVLFIAHHADDQAELFILRLSRNSGVLGLAGTPFTSQIFPMHTHSYCEVPANGGVLLVRPLLEFSKEDMYKICRGGTEEWVEDPTNQNQLFTRNRIRRELNHLSSSAFKSELQRVISACRKTRAYVDHVCHSLIHQAVVIKDLGYAVIDLQILCPSKIEDIYLLKFLSLFVSQRQRQIRGSALKLLMDYLRTIQCKNCITAAGCYLCPDPGSKGSRVLVCCSVDIALPLKMEFSETCSFRQHEYHVANELEKIIEDEKSNSNHLVLDASDVHFLDANPESVLDEAKRLNIISEPTFNSILVLQKQETNRFRSKVGAISDLASKHEVENATSSGNSLQPGQCCYFMDRFMLTWKLNDKMDRDVLSDLVDYGMDLSGEARNFCCTSCVVGRDQVLEVRHMIESDWLYLAELSRYSPLENSANGNTKMMEKTASYLHYASVSAKKALVLLKSIPVAARRSLPVLINQQGKLICIPSVNFKHCPCLMVHVEYKPKIPLGGGHSSFI, from the exons ATGGCACGAGGCTTAATCCTGTTATCATCGCCAACATCACTCTCTGCAAACACTCTACTATCTTCCTTCTCCAAAAACCCATCAACAAGTTTCAAACTTTCACCGTTTTCTCACCTTTTACACCTTCAAAAACCTTCCTCTGTTTCATCACCATGTTGTTTCACAGTGTgttcctcttcttctccttcttctcaaCAATGCTCAATTGATATGGCGAAATATAGACAAGTTTTTTCTAGGAGAATGGATATGGCTGGAATCAAACCACATCATAGGATTG CTTTGGGAGTCTCTGGTGGTCCTGACAGTATAGCGCTCTGTGTGTTAACTGCTGGATGGAAAACTGCTGGTGCTAATTCTGTTGGCACTGACAGTAGTGGTTTCATTGACGGTCTGTTGGCGATAATTGTCGATCATGGACTACGTGCAGAGAGTAAAGACGAGGCCAACATTGTTCGTAACCGCGTTTCTCAAATGG GAATCAGATGTGAGATTGCCAACTGCGATTGGCCAAGTGGCAAGCCAAAACAAGGTCATTTGCAAAAAGCTGCTCGTGACATGAG GTACCAAGTCTTTCATGACGTCTGTGCCAAACACCAGATTGGAGTGTTGTTTATTGCACATCATGCTGATGACCAG GCCgagttatttattttaagactTTCTCGAAATAGTGGTGTGCTTGGACTTGCAGGCACACCTTTCACCTCCCAGATTTTCCCTATGCATACACATTCCTACTGTGAAGTTCCGGCAAATGGAGGCGTCCTTCTTGTGCGGCCTCTTCTGGAATTTTCGAAGGAAGACATGTACAAG ATATGCCGAGGAGGTACTGAAGAGTGGGTAGAAGACCCGACAAATCAAAACCAGTTATTCACACGGAATAGGATACGAAGGGAACTTAATCACTTGTCATCTT CAGCATTCAAGTCTGAACTCCAAAGAGTGATTTCTGCATGTCGAAAAACACGTGCATATGTCGATCATGTTTGCCATAGCCTGATACATCAAGCTGTGGTTATCAAGGAC CTTGGATATGCCGTTATTGATTTACAGATTCTTTGTCCTTCGAAAATTGAGGACATATACCTGCTGAAATTTCTTTCCTTG TTTGTTTCACAAAGACAAAGGCAAATAAGGGGCAGTGCTTTGAAATTGCTAATGGACTACTTACGCACTATTCAATGCAAG AACTGTATTACTGCCGCTGGTTGTTACCTTTGTCCGGATCCTGGTTCTAAAGGGTCCAGAGTCCTGGTTTGCTGTTCTGTTGACATTGCTTTACCTTTAAAGATGGAATTTTCTGAGACATGCTCTTTTAGACAGCATGAGTACCATGTTGCCAATGAGTTGGAAAAGATTATAgaggatgaaaaatcaaattcaaatcacTTGGTACTAGATGCATCAGATGTCCACTTTTTGGATGCGAACCCTGAATCAGTTCTGGATGAAGCTAAAAGACTAAACATAATCAGTGAACCAACCTTCAATAGCATTCTCGTACTGCAGAAGCAAGAAACCAATCGCTTCAGGTCCAAAGTTGGAGCCATTTCTGACCTCGCATCAAAGCATGAAGTTGAAAATGCTACCTCTTCTGGCAATTCGCTTCAGCCAGGGCAGTGCTGTTACTTCATGGATCGATTCATGCTAACATGGAAGTTGAATGATAAAATGGATAGAGACGTACTTTCCGATTTAGTTGATTATGGCATGGATTTGAGTGGAGAAGCACGAAACTTTTGTTGCACGTCTTGTGTGGTTGGTCGTGATCAGGTTCTTGAAGTGCGGCATATGATTGAATCTGATTGGCTGTATCTTGCCGAGTTATCTAGGTATTCTCCACTGGAAAACTCCGCGAACGGAAACACTAAGATGATGGAGAAAACAGCTTCTTATCTGCACTATGCCAGTGTGTCAGCAAAAAAGGCTCTAGTTTTGTTAAAATCTATCCCAGTTGCTGCAAGGAGAAGCTTGCCTGTTCTGATCAATCAACAAGGAAAATTAATATGCATTCCA AGTGTCAATTTTAAGCATTGCCCTTGCTTGATGGTGCACGTGGAATATAAGCCGAAAATTCCACTTGGAGGAGGTCATAGCTCATtcatatag
- the LOC11438413 gene encoding tRNA(Ile)-lysidine synthase isoform X4, with amino-acid sequence MARGLILLSSPTSLSANTLLSSFSKNPSTSFKLSPFSHLLHLQKPSSVSSPCCFTVCSSSSPSSQQCSIDMAKYRQVFSRRMDMAGIKPHHRIALGVSGGPDSIALCVLTAGWKTAGANSVGTDSSGFIDGLLAIIVDHGLRAESKDEANIVRNRVSQMGIRCEIANCDWPSGKPKQGHLQKAARDMRYQVFHDVCAKHQIGVLFIAHHADDQAELFILRLSRNSGVLGLAGTPFTSQIFPMHTHSYCEVPANGGVLLVRPLLEFSKEDMYKICRGGTEEWVEDPTNQNQLFTRNRIRRELNHLSSSAFKSELQRVISACRKTRAYVDHVCHSLIHQAVVIKDFVSQRQRQIRGSALKLLMDYLRTIQCKNCITAAGCYLCPDPGSKGSRVLVCCSVDIALPLKMEFSETCSFRQHEYHVANELEKIIEDEKSNSNHLVLDASDVHFLDANPESVLDEAKRLNIISEPTFNSILVLQKQETNRFRSKVGAISDLASKHEVENATSSGNSLQPGQCCYFMDRFMLTWKLNDKMDRDVLSDLVDYGMDLSGEARNFCCTSCVVGRDQVLEVRHMIESDWLYLAELSRYSPLENSANGNTKMMEKTASYLHYASVSAKKALVLLKSIPVAARRSLPVLINQQGKLICIPSVNFKHCPCLMVHVEYKPKIPLGGGHSSFI; translated from the exons ATGGCACGAGGCTTAATCCTGTTATCATCGCCAACATCACTCTCTGCAAACACTCTACTATCTTCCTTCTCCAAAAACCCATCAACAAGTTTCAAACTTTCACCGTTTTCTCACCTTTTACACCTTCAAAAACCTTCCTCTGTTTCATCACCATGTTGTTTCACAGTGTgttcctcttcttctccttcttctcaaCAATGCTCAATTGATATGGCGAAATATAGACAAGTTTTTTCTAGGAGAATGGATATGGCTGGAATCAAACCACATCATAGGATTG CTTTGGGAGTCTCTGGTGGTCCTGACAGTATAGCGCTCTGTGTGTTAACTGCTGGATGGAAAACTGCTGGTGCTAATTCTGTTGGCACTGACAGTAGTGGTTTCATTGACGGTCTGTTGGCGATAATTGTCGATCATGGACTACGTGCAGAGAGTAAAGACGAGGCCAACATTGTTCGTAACCGCGTTTCTCAAATGG GAATCAGATGTGAGATTGCCAACTGCGATTGGCCAAGTGGCAAGCCAAAACAAGGTCATTTGCAAAAAGCTGCTCGTGACATGAG GTACCAAGTCTTTCATGACGTCTGTGCCAAACACCAGATTGGAGTGTTGTTTATTGCACATCATGCTGATGACCAG GCCgagttatttattttaagactTTCTCGAAATAGTGGTGTGCTTGGACTTGCAGGCACACCTTTCACCTCCCAGATTTTCCCTATGCATACACATTCCTACTGTGAAGTTCCGGCAAATGGAGGCGTCCTTCTTGTGCGGCCTCTTCTGGAATTTTCGAAGGAAGACATGTACAAG ATATGCCGAGGAGGTACTGAAGAGTGGGTAGAAGACCCGACAAATCAAAACCAGTTATTCACACGGAATAGGATACGAAGGGAACTTAATCACTTGTCATCTT CAGCATTCAAGTCTGAACTCCAAAGAGTGATTTCTGCATGTCGAAAAACACGTGCATATGTCGATCATGTTTGCCATAGCCTGATACATCAAGCTGTGGTTATCAAGGAC TTTGTTTCACAAAGACAAAGGCAAATAAGGGGCAGTGCTTTGAAATTGCTAATGGACTACTTACGCACTATTCAATGCAAG AACTGTATTACTGCCGCTGGTTGTTACCTTTGTCCGGATCCTGGTTCTAAAGGGTCCAGAGTCCTGGTTTGCTGTTCTGTTGACATTGCTTTACCTTTAAAGATGGAATTTTCTGAGACATGCTCTTTTAGACAGCATGAGTACCATGTTGCCAATGAGTTGGAAAAGATTATAgaggatgaaaaatcaaattcaaatcacTTGGTACTAGATGCATCAGATGTCCACTTTTTGGATGCGAACCCTGAATCAGTTCTGGATGAAGCTAAAAGACTAAACATAATCAGTGAACCAACCTTCAATAGCATTCTCGTACTGCAGAAGCAAGAAACCAATCGCTTCAGGTCCAAAGTTGGAGCCATTTCTGACCTCGCATCAAAGCATGAAGTTGAAAATGCTACCTCTTCTGGCAATTCGCTTCAGCCAGGGCAGTGCTGTTACTTCATGGATCGATTCATGCTAACATGGAAGTTGAATGATAAAATGGATAGAGACGTACTTTCCGATTTAGTTGATTATGGCATGGATTTGAGTGGAGAAGCACGAAACTTTTGTTGCACGTCTTGTGTGGTTGGTCGTGATCAGGTTCTTGAAGTGCGGCATATGATTGAATCTGATTGGCTGTATCTTGCCGAGTTATCTAGGTATTCTCCACTGGAAAACTCCGCGAACGGAAACACTAAGATGATGGAGAAAACAGCTTCTTATCTGCACTATGCCAGTGTGTCAGCAAAAAAGGCTCTAGTTTTGTTAAAATCTATCCCAGTTGCTGCAAGGAGAAGCTTGCCTGTTCTGATCAATCAACAAGGAAAATTAATATGCATTCCA AGTGTCAATTTTAAGCATTGCCCTTGCTTGATGGTGCACGTGGAATATAAGCCGAAAATTCCACTTGGAGGAGGTCATAGCTCATtcatatag
- the LOC11438413 gene encoding tRNA(Ile)-lysidine synthase isoform X2, with amino-acid sequence MARGLILLSSPTSLSANTLLSSFSKNPSTSFKLSPFSHLLHLQKPSSVSSPCCFTVCSSSSPSSQQCSIDMAKYRQVFSRRMDMAGIKPHHRIALGVSGGPDSIALCVLTAGWKTAGANSVGTDSSGFIDGLLAIIVDHGLRAESKDEANIVRNRVSQMGIRCEIANCDWPSGKPKQGHLQKAARDMRYQVFHDVCAKHQIGVLFIAHHADDQAELFILRLSRNSGVLGLAGTPFTSQIFPMHTHSYCEVPANGGVLLVRPLLEFSKEDMYKICRGGTEEWVEDPTNQNQLFTRNRIRRELNHLSSSFKSELQRVISACRKTRAYVDHVCHSLIHQAVVIKDLGYAVIDLQILCPSKIEDIYLLKFLSLVLQFVSQRQRQIRGSALKLLMDYLRTIQCKNCITAAGCYLCPDPGSKGSRVLVCCSVDIALPLKMEFSETCSFRQHEYHVANELEKIIEDEKSNSNHLVLDASDVHFLDANPESVLDEAKRLNIISEPTFNSILVLQKQETNRFRSKVGAISDLASKHEVENATSSGNSLQPGQCCYFMDRFMLTWKLNDKMDRDVLSDLVDYGMDLSGEARNFCCTSCVVGRDQVLEVRHMIESDWLYLAELSRYSPLENSANGNTKMMEKTASYLHYASVSAKKALVLLKSIPVAARRSLPVLINQQGKLICIPSVNFKHCPCLMVHVEYKPKIPLGGGHSSFI; translated from the exons ATGGCACGAGGCTTAATCCTGTTATCATCGCCAACATCACTCTCTGCAAACACTCTACTATCTTCCTTCTCCAAAAACCCATCAACAAGTTTCAAACTTTCACCGTTTTCTCACCTTTTACACCTTCAAAAACCTTCCTCTGTTTCATCACCATGTTGTTTCACAGTGTgttcctcttcttctccttcttctcaaCAATGCTCAATTGATATGGCGAAATATAGACAAGTTTTTTCTAGGAGAATGGATATGGCTGGAATCAAACCACATCATAGGATTG CTTTGGGAGTCTCTGGTGGTCCTGACAGTATAGCGCTCTGTGTGTTAACTGCTGGATGGAAAACTGCTGGTGCTAATTCTGTTGGCACTGACAGTAGTGGTTTCATTGACGGTCTGTTGGCGATAATTGTCGATCATGGACTACGTGCAGAGAGTAAAGACGAGGCCAACATTGTTCGTAACCGCGTTTCTCAAATGG GAATCAGATGTGAGATTGCCAACTGCGATTGGCCAAGTGGCAAGCCAAAACAAGGTCATTTGCAAAAAGCTGCTCGTGACATGAG GTACCAAGTCTTTCATGACGTCTGTGCCAAACACCAGATTGGAGTGTTGTTTATTGCACATCATGCTGATGACCAG GCCgagttatttattttaagactTTCTCGAAATAGTGGTGTGCTTGGACTTGCAGGCACACCTTTCACCTCCCAGATTTTCCCTATGCATACACATTCCTACTGTGAAGTTCCGGCAAATGGAGGCGTCCTTCTTGTGCGGCCTCTTCTGGAATTTTCGAAGGAAGACATGTACAAG ATATGCCGAGGAGGTACTGAAGAGTGGGTAGAAGACCCGACAAATCAAAACCAGTTATTCACACGGAATAGGATACGAAGGGAACTTAATCACTTGTCATCTT CATTCAAGTCTGAACTCCAAAGAGTGATTTCTGCATGTCGAAAAACACGTGCATATGTCGATCATGTTTGCCATAGCCTGATACATCAAGCTGTGGTTATCAAGGAC CTTGGATATGCCGTTATTGATTTACAGATTCTTTGTCCTTCGAAAATTGAGGACATATACCTGCTGAAATTTCTTTCCTTGGTCTTACAG TTTGTTTCACAAAGACAAAGGCAAATAAGGGGCAGTGCTTTGAAATTGCTAATGGACTACTTACGCACTATTCAATGCAAG AACTGTATTACTGCCGCTGGTTGTTACCTTTGTCCGGATCCTGGTTCTAAAGGGTCCAGAGTCCTGGTTTGCTGTTCTGTTGACATTGCTTTACCTTTAAAGATGGAATTTTCTGAGACATGCTCTTTTAGACAGCATGAGTACCATGTTGCCAATGAGTTGGAAAAGATTATAgaggatgaaaaatcaaattcaaatcacTTGGTACTAGATGCATCAGATGTCCACTTTTTGGATGCGAACCCTGAATCAGTTCTGGATGAAGCTAAAAGACTAAACATAATCAGTGAACCAACCTTCAATAGCATTCTCGTACTGCAGAAGCAAGAAACCAATCGCTTCAGGTCCAAAGTTGGAGCCATTTCTGACCTCGCATCAAAGCATGAAGTTGAAAATGCTACCTCTTCTGGCAATTCGCTTCAGCCAGGGCAGTGCTGTTACTTCATGGATCGATTCATGCTAACATGGAAGTTGAATGATAAAATGGATAGAGACGTACTTTCCGATTTAGTTGATTATGGCATGGATTTGAGTGGAGAAGCACGAAACTTTTGTTGCACGTCTTGTGTGGTTGGTCGTGATCAGGTTCTTGAAGTGCGGCATATGATTGAATCTGATTGGCTGTATCTTGCCGAGTTATCTAGGTATTCTCCACTGGAAAACTCCGCGAACGGAAACACTAAGATGATGGAGAAAACAGCTTCTTATCTGCACTATGCCAGTGTGTCAGCAAAAAAGGCTCTAGTTTTGTTAAAATCTATCCCAGTTGCTGCAAGGAGAAGCTTGCCTGTTCTGATCAATCAACAAGGAAAATTAATATGCATTCCA AGTGTCAATTTTAAGCATTGCCCTTGCTTGATGGTGCACGTGGAATATAAGCCGAAAATTCCACTTGGAGGAGGTCATAGCTCATtcatatag
- the LOC11438413 gene encoding tRNA(Ile)-lysidine synthase isoform X1 — translation MARGLILLSSPTSLSANTLLSSFSKNPSTSFKLSPFSHLLHLQKPSSVSSPCCFTVCSSSSPSSQQCSIDMAKYRQVFSRRMDMAGIKPHHRIALGVSGGPDSIALCVLTAGWKTAGANSVGTDSSGFIDGLLAIIVDHGLRAESKDEANIVRNRVSQMGIRCEIANCDWPSGKPKQGHLQKAARDMRYQVFHDVCAKHQIGVLFIAHHADDQAELFILRLSRNSGVLGLAGTPFTSQIFPMHTHSYCEVPANGGVLLVRPLLEFSKEDMYKICRGGTEEWVEDPTNQNQLFTRNRIRRELNHLSSSAFKSELQRVISACRKTRAYVDHVCHSLIHQAVVIKDLGYAVIDLQILCPSKIEDIYLLKFLSLVLQFVSQRQRQIRGSALKLLMDYLRTIQCKNCITAAGCYLCPDPGSKGSRVLVCCSVDIALPLKMEFSETCSFRQHEYHVANELEKIIEDEKSNSNHLVLDASDVHFLDANPESVLDEAKRLNIISEPTFNSILVLQKQETNRFRSKVGAISDLASKHEVENATSSGNSLQPGQCCYFMDRFMLTWKLNDKMDRDVLSDLVDYGMDLSGEARNFCCTSCVVGRDQVLEVRHMIESDWLYLAELSRYSPLENSANGNTKMMEKTASYLHYASVSAKKALVLLKSIPVAARRSLPVLINQQGKLICIPSVNFKHCPCLMVHVEYKPKIPLGGGHSSFI, via the exons ATGGCACGAGGCTTAATCCTGTTATCATCGCCAACATCACTCTCTGCAAACACTCTACTATCTTCCTTCTCCAAAAACCCATCAACAAGTTTCAAACTTTCACCGTTTTCTCACCTTTTACACCTTCAAAAACCTTCCTCTGTTTCATCACCATGTTGTTTCACAGTGTgttcctcttcttctccttcttctcaaCAATGCTCAATTGATATGGCGAAATATAGACAAGTTTTTTCTAGGAGAATGGATATGGCTGGAATCAAACCACATCATAGGATTG CTTTGGGAGTCTCTGGTGGTCCTGACAGTATAGCGCTCTGTGTGTTAACTGCTGGATGGAAAACTGCTGGTGCTAATTCTGTTGGCACTGACAGTAGTGGTTTCATTGACGGTCTGTTGGCGATAATTGTCGATCATGGACTACGTGCAGAGAGTAAAGACGAGGCCAACATTGTTCGTAACCGCGTTTCTCAAATGG GAATCAGATGTGAGATTGCCAACTGCGATTGGCCAAGTGGCAAGCCAAAACAAGGTCATTTGCAAAAAGCTGCTCGTGACATGAG GTACCAAGTCTTTCATGACGTCTGTGCCAAACACCAGATTGGAGTGTTGTTTATTGCACATCATGCTGATGACCAG GCCgagttatttattttaagactTTCTCGAAATAGTGGTGTGCTTGGACTTGCAGGCACACCTTTCACCTCCCAGATTTTCCCTATGCATACACATTCCTACTGTGAAGTTCCGGCAAATGGAGGCGTCCTTCTTGTGCGGCCTCTTCTGGAATTTTCGAAGGAAGACATGTACAAG ATATGCCGAGGAGGTACTGAAGAGTGGGTAGAAGACCCGACAAATCAAAACCAGTTATTCACACGGAATAGGATACGAAGGGAACTTAATCACTTGTCATCTT CAGCATTCAAGTCTGAACTCCAAAGAGTGATTTCTGCATGTCGAAAAACACGTGCATATGTCGATCATGTTTGCCATAGCCTGATACATCAAGCTGTGGTTATCAAGGAC CTTGGATATGCCGTTATTGATTTACAGATTCTTTGTCCTTCGAAAATTGAGGACATATACCTGCTGAAATTTCTTTCCTTGGTCTTACAG TTTGTTTCACAAAGACAAAGGCAAATAAGGGGCAGTGCTTTGAAATTGCTAATGGACTACTTACGCACTATTCAATGCAAG AACTGTATTACTGCCGCTGGTTGTTACCTTTGTCCGGATCCTGGTTCTAAAGGGTCCAGAGTCCTGGTTTGCTGTTCTGTTGACATTGCTTTACCTTTAAAGATGGAATTTTCTGAGACATGCTCTTTTAGACAGCATGAGTACCATGTTGCCAATGAGTTGGAAAAGATTATAgaggatgaaaaatcaaattcaaatcacTTGGTACTAGATGCATCAGATGTCCACTTTTTGGATGCGAACCCTGAATCAGTTCTGGATGAAGCTAAAAGACTAAACATAATCAGTGAACCAACCTTCAATAGCATTCTCGTACTGCAGAAGCAAGAAACCAATCGCTTCAGGTCCAAAGTTGGAGCCATTTCTGACCTCGCATCAAAGCATGAAGTTGAAAATGCTACCTCTTCTGGCAATTCGCTTCAGCCAGGGCAGTGCTGTTACTTCATGGATCGATTCATGCTAACATGGAAGTTGAATGATAAAATGGATAGAGACGTACTTTCCGATTTAGTTGATTATGGCATGGATTTGAGTGGAGAAGCACGAAACTTTTGTTGCACGTCTTGTGTGGTTGGTCGTGATCAGGTTCTTGAAGTGCGGCATATGATTGAATCTGATTGGCTGTATCTTGCCGAGTTATCTAGGTATTCTCCACTGGAAAACTCCGCGAACGGAAACACTAAGATGATGGAGAAAACAGCTTCTTATCTGCACTATGCCAGTGTGTCAGCAAAAAAGGCTCTAGTTTTGTTAAAATCTATCCCAGTTGCTGCAAGGAGAAGCTTGCCTGTTCTGATCAATCAACAAGGAAAATTAATATGCATTCCA AGTGTCAATTTTAAGCATTGCCCTTGCTTGATGGTGCACGTGGAATATAAGCCGAAAATTCCACTTGGAGGAGGTCATAGCTCATtcatatag